The Dreissena polymorpha isolate Duluth1 chromosome 8, UMN_Dpol_1.0, whole genome shotgun sequence genome includes the window ATCTATGAGTATGTTCAATTAGTTTGCTGAAAGTCTGGTCAATATATGATGTAAGCATAGACTTTTCAGCGAGATTACGAtcgaaatatcaaacatttatttCAGTAATTACTCTTACACCGATTTCTGGCAAATGTAGTGCTGACTCCTATCACAGCGATCATCGTTCCAGTTGCCAGCATTTATTTCCAGGCAATTCTCGTTGTTTGCGTCATTGCTTAGGAACAACCTGGCGCCGGAAGTCCTGTCGGACACCGGGTCACCGGAAGTGGCCCACATCCATTCACCTTCAACTCGCAGGTCGTCTGCTCCTATCCAGTACTCCGCCTCATTGGgacatttaagtttattttttaatcatatacacaaatatgcaaaataaatatgACAATACGTTTATCATATCAGTTAAATAACAATATACCGCGTGTGTATgatttcaagtgtttcaatttgatttcaaagGATTTTAACTGACTCATGCCAGTATCCATGTAAAACTCGTGCGTTTGAAATGATGGGTTAGTTGAACTACGACCATGCCAATACAGTTCgggttttatttttgttttctaattgtAATGACCCACGGGGTAACACTTGCTAACAAAAACGAGTATTTTCGTCCTTTAGTCTTCACTCAATGTGCCGTAGCGTGGACTCGTTAACAAGGAATGCGTTCTCTCCAGGGTCCACAATCTCAACGAGCTGAGCATTGTAAATCACCCGGAACGCCGTCTGAAAGGGGTCCACAGTGACGGGGATTTTAAGGGTATTGTATGAAACTTGATCAGCACTGGACATCTCCATTAAATacaacaatgtgtttttttaacttgttCACCTCGGACAGGCGTAAACAGAAACCCAATATTGGGTTCGAAATGTGGTTTTGAAACGAATGCGATATATGTGCATATATTAAAAAGAAACAATCGTATTACAAACGACTCTTAACTGTTCATCCTGTTAGCAATCATTTCGACGACATATGCTTATTGATTGAACAATTCTTCAGCATGATAATGATATCAACAGGGGTTATAACGCTTATGTCGGTGTTTATAATGATGTCGATGATAAATATAATGCAGGTGTTTATACATCGAATGTATATGTGATTGTAGCGTTCCTGTTAATAATGACGACGAATATGTTTCTGAAGCTGTTCAGCTGTTACTGGTATGCTCTCACCAGAGCGTTGATCCAGGTCTCCGTATCGTGACTGAAGTGGTAGCAGTTCTCATGGTGTTTCACGAAGCCGTCGTCACACCCTCGTGCGACTGTGGAATGAACTTGCTgcttattttcatattttctgtatAGCTATAACCTTTGATTATATTATACTGTTTACGAGAAGATGTTTCTAGAACAGATATCAGGTAAAGATCTTGTATTGGCATTACATTTTATGCTTTCATATACCATTGTACATAACAGCACGTAATAGAAAAGCgttatttttcatattcaatataTCGGGCTTGTATGAATGATGAAATAGTCAATAGCGTAAGAAGCAAAGCAATACGCAtatcaataaatataatgatGTCGTCATAATTTAAATACTTTCTGCTTGAATCAGTTAACAGTAATTAAGAACGAAAGCCGAGAACGATGGACGGTTCAACGGCTCAAGTTAGCCAAGAAAAAACCTTTGAGGCTATCCATGACACAACCTTTGTGATTGCGCTGGAAATGACCACCAACGGGGCCAATACGCGCCAATAACTTATGCATATACTAAATTTAAGTGCTAAAGAAAACTACAGATACTTTTTTTATATCAAAGCAGCACGTTATATTGTTGACTTATTCATGTAAATGCTTTGACGTGAAACAGCTCACGTGTCATACGTTCATGCAACTGAACAAAAGCATTAATGAATAAACACGAAGTTTGGTTTTTGAAAAATCAAATATTCATAAACTCTGTGAACCATATGATATAAAGTCAATCTTACCAAAAATGCTCACAGCAAAACACGTAATCACGTCAATAACGACAGACATTTTGAGCAAACCTGTCCTTATCAGATGTCTGAACTTAAATGGGAGTCATTCAAGATAGACGAATTCCTTTATAGTTCTCTTTCTTTAGTGTAAGGCCATTCTGTAGAGTGTTTTTCGTGCTCAACAACATTTTGTACAACCTAgttaactaaaaaaaataataagaaacgtgtttaaaatataatgaattCATAGTaatggaaaaataaataataattggcatACTTAATAATagaaacacaaaataaatgtgatgtgatacatttttaagtactaatttttaaatatactattatcattattataaaagtTATAAACCACACAAAACTTATAATcttttaacaaattgtgttttatgaaaataaaatattaacacaatTCATATTGGTCCCCAAAACTGGCACCGGTATATGTAGATGGCTAAGTAttacataaaaacatgtatacacataatTTACACGTTTTACTGTCAATGTGTTGCACCTTGTTATTGTAATAGAAGATGCCATTTCGGCGATAAATATTCATGCTTTTATACTATCATTGTTTAAAGCACAACTCCGTCCAATTGTATTTGAATGATTGATgttaaatttcttttttgtttatcatgTAATTTTTATATCACAAAGGCTGTGTAACTTTCTTTTCAAAAAGTGTGCTATTATTGACATAAATGTTAATTGTTCGAATATTGAATGAGAATCGCTAAGTCGATTTTACTGATGTTAACAGCCCAAACACAAGAGACAGGAAGAAAGCTCCTAAATAGTTCATGGTTAATTAGGAACTTCCGCGCCTGAGCCTGCATTATGGAAGGACccgaagtgtcgtcccagctcgCTTACCTAATTTACTTACTAGTCTGATGAAATCTTGGACGAAATTTGAATTTTTCTGCAATTCCTAGCCATATCTTTTTTACTGAAAAAATTCAATCTTGGTGTGGTCTTCTGCTGTGTCGGGAAGCAGGAATACGCGGAAAAATCCCAACCGGCCGGTATGGTACCCACCTACCAAAATCGCATGCGCCGGGGCACGGATTGAACCCGGGTTGTCAATGTGAGAAGCACTTATACCAACCACTGGGCTGAACGAACATccaaaaaagcaaaataattcATCATTATATTTTGCTAAATCAAGGCAATAATGGAACACAGGGAGATGAAGTTTGTAGGGTTACTGGTTGAATAAATTGGAAACATCAATTtcttttcaaattaaataaatgaaatatatcatcaaaatgttgtttttcgAATTAAAAAGCTCAAAACCTTGGCGCACACGGACGGTTAACACAGTTTTTAAACAGAATCACCTTATTTGCTATCGTATCTAACTTATATCAAGTACCATTGCACTTGTTCGGTTTATATATTCTGTAGTTAAAAAAGCTTTTAAACTCTATCacgatttaatattttaacaatatatgaaGACATCTGTGATGCTGTGatattgtttattgaaaaaatattcaaacatgcaTCCGATTTGTAGCgaagtcacattttttaaaatataaatgatattaataattcGAGTTATTGGTCAAAAACTAGTATTGTATTTATCTCTGTTAATATCAGACCCTATCGCTTTGGCATAAATTCCGTGTTCAGTAACGGAAAACACTGAACATTATAAATGtgattacataattattatataaaaaatgatgtGCAATTAAGCATTATACAAAAATGACGCTACTAATCTATTCGGTATATTGAACGTAATAAATTTAATCTGTCCTATATTAAGTTTTACATATCAGACCTGAAACATGCTTATTATGATAATCTTTTAAAATTCAAGCACTTGGGTACGCCTGATTTCAAATCGGTACCGTAGATTCGGAATAATCAGAAACAGGAAAACAAAACGTATTCATAAATTCAGGAACCACCGCAACCGTCGCCTCCTCCGACACTCTTCCTGTGCCGCCTTCGCCGTCGCCGCCACCACCACctccgccgccgccgccaccgtcATAACCACCGCCACCACCCCGCCAACACCACTAttaccgccaccaccaccaccaaaatcACCACCACCaaaatcaccaccaccaccaccaccaccaccaaccaccaccaccaccaccaccaccaccaccaccaccaccaacacccaccaccaccaccaccacaaccaccaccaccaccaccaaccaccacctccacaccaccaccaccaccaccactaccacgaacaacaacaccaccaacaacaacaacaacaccccAACACCACCACCTGCACCACCTGCATTTGCCGCTACCGCCCGCCACCGCcatcgccaccaccaccacccaccaccaccaccaccaccaccaccaccaccaccaccaccaccaccaccaccaccaccaccaacaccaccaccaccacgtaccaccaccacgaccaccaccacgaccaccaccaccaccaccaccaccaccaccaccaccaccaccaccaccaccaccaccaccaccaccaccaccaccaccaccaccaccaccaccaccaccaccaccaccaccaccaccaccaccaccaccaccaccaccaccaccgccacacACCACCACccccctaccaccaccaccattaccattaccacaacaacaacaccaccaccaacaacaacaccaccaccaacaccaccacctgCACCACCTGCATTCGCCGCTGCCGCCGCCACCGCcatcgccaccaccaccaccaccaccaccaccaccaccacctccaccaccaccaccaccaccacaaccaccaccaccaccaccaccaccaccaccatcaccaccaacaacaacaccacaTGTCTGTCTATTTAAGCATCCATTCATCGATCCATTCATCGATTTATCAATCCATTCCTCCAtccatccgtccatccatccgtcctTCCACCCGTCCATCTAGCCGTCCATCCATCAGTCTATCTATTCGTCCATATGCTGTCCTTATATCCGTCCATATATCCATATATCCATCCATatatccatccattcatccatccatccagacaaacagacaaacaaacagcCAGCCAGCTAGCCAGCGACCGAACGTTTGCACAAACACTGGTTCTATTTTTTCCATCTGAAAAAGAGATAACTCGCTTCGGTCATTTGCAACTTTAATAGACCTATTTTAAAACAAGTAATTGGTGCATACAGTTTCATAATAAATGGTATACTTACTTAATAACTTATACTGTTTCTTTTCATTACATTAATTTAGTGTAAAACTATTGTTTACAAAATGAATTTTCAATGCAGTCTATATATACGaatataaaaatggtaaaaacTAATATATCCACAAAAATACTATGGACATAAAACAAAGATTTTTTCACGGTTTTTAGTATCGTTATGACATGTTACTGATATATTGGAaccaatacatttaataacatataatCATATGTAACATACACGAATACAACTaattcatgtaaaaaaaacaacaacattatgcaatattattttttacaaaaacatcaaaatagATCCAAATCTGATTGTGAACTTTCAGTTAAAGGAAATGTCACTTGCTTGGTTTCTTTTTTGTACAAGTTCGATTATTTCCCATGTCTTTTTTGTAGATAGTAAATTTCCAGCCACTGTTTTGATGGGAAGAGATAGTATGCAGGAACTGCTTATCTTTTAAGTTTTACCATGCTCAATCCACATTgagtcttaaaataaaaaaaacaagatgtgtttgtaaaacactatgtccccccatatatttgaccttcgaccttgaaggatgacattgaccttgacctttaaccactcaaaatgtgcaacttcatgagatacacatgcatgccaaatatcaagttgctatctttaatattgcaaaagttatggccaatgttaaagtttgacgcaaacaaaccaacaaccCAACAAACatacagggaaaaaacaatatatccgccagtatagactgggggggGGCATAACAACATCATAAATTGTAACAATAAAATTCCGTAACATGTAAATAAATCAAGACGCATATATTCTATATAAAACTCTATATCGATTTCTCAAGTATCTTTCGTTTATAAAATCGGAATGAGTTATATCTGTCCTAAATTATAGCTTAATTCAaggtttttaatttattattggcTTTTGTTAACATGCTTTTCGTGCTAAATTGACAATGACCTTTTAGTAAATGCTACGTAAACAATAGTCTGGTAAGAAACGAAAAATCGCAATATTGTCGCATACAAAGTATGTAGCAATTGTAAATTTAACAAgacgtgtttgtgaaacactatgtccccccatatatgttaccttcgaccttgaaggatgaccttgaccttgatctttcaccatcaaaaagtgcagctctatgagatacacatgcatgccaaatatcaagttgctatcttcaatattgcaaaatttgacctttgaccttgaccttgaaggatgaccttgacctttcaccaatcaatatgtgcagctctatgagatacgcatgcacgccaatattgaaaaagttatggccaatgttaaagttttcggacagacagacatacgctttatatttgacatttgaccttgaaggatgaccttcacctttcacaactgaaaatgtgcagctccatgagatgcacatgtatgccaaatatcaagttgatatgttcaatattaaaaaagttatggccattaaagttttcggacggacggacagactgacacactgactgactgactgacagttcaactgatataggccaccctaccgggggcataaaaagcaatggcgatatttttctcagccacataattgttaatagtttgatatcacaaaatgaaagtaaaagtagaactgtcaaaaatgacaacctgtcaacgtgttgtttttgctggcacgagagggcgattacactcaatgtgttcacattttgaccataggctttgtcaatgacctttatagtatgggtagctttgatattatttattgatatcatgtaactgcatgattgtgtatatgtttataatacacaaagcataaataatgatataaatatactgattgagcttataataatctgagaactatagccaggtcaattaaggacttaaaatacaattttgtgtccttatttcatgaagaaatgaccatgcatgtcctagatttcaaattcaaggccctggtgtgacacattggaagcattaccgttaaactgttaccaggcttatgaaattagtttttattgaactatctaaggaaatgtaaatcaggcactgatttttcttgttttaatacagtcatagatcagttgtggcctctgggtaatgaccaatttttgcttacttgtcacacccttaaaacttttcacacgtctttaatagcaaatctggatttaggtgatcttcaatggtacatttaaactttagctctgtaacaagagtgctggtaaagtccagtcacatatttaaatctaggccatgtcaaaatcaaagtgtcaaagacaaatgaaagatgcgttcattaattattgtccagttgtttactactgctgtaagtttttatataatatgactgatgaacatcatgtgagagaaaattcacattatcattgtatatcaggtttagcagccttttagataataaagta containing:
- the LOC127841861 gene encoding perlucin-like, producing the protein MSVVIDVITCFAVSIFVARGCDDGFVKHHENCYHFSHDTETWINALAEYWIGADDLRVEGEWMWATSGDPVSDRTSGARLFLSNDANNENCLEINAGNWNDDRCDRSQHYICQKSVEIPVVVG